A genomic region of Notamacropus eugenii isolate mMacEug1 chromosome 3, mMacEug1.pri_v2, whole genome shotgun sequence contains the following coding sequences:
- the CASP2 gene encoding caspase-2 isoform X2, which translates to MLGVWGMEQKHQEALKKNRVVLAKQLLLSELLEHLLEKDIITLEMRELIQAKVGSFSQNVEFLNLLPKRGPHAFGAFCDALRETKQGHLEELLHRTLCSFQHLLPPLGCDDDSSLLLPVCESCPPHKQLRLSVETMEHSLDNGDGPPSLQVKPCTPEFYRTHHHLAYRLQSRPRGLALVLSNVHFSGEKDLEFRSGGDVDHSSLVALFKLLDYDVHVLHDQTAQEMHEKLQRFAQLSAHQSTDSCMVALLSHGIEGGIYGVDGKLLQLQEVFQLFDNANCPNLQNKPKMFFIQACRGDETDRGVDLRDGKEHVASPGCEESDAGKEKILKMRLPTRSDMICGYACLKGTAAMRNTKRGSWYIEALTQVFSERARDMHVADMLVKVNALIKDREGYAPGTEFHRCKEMSEYSSTLCRHLYLFPGHPPTR; encoded by the exons ATGTTGGGAGTCTGGGGAATGGAGCAGAAACATCAGGAAGCTCTGAAGAAGAACCGAGTTGTGCTGGCCAAGCAACTGTTGCTTAGTGAACTCTTAGAGCACCTCTTAGAGAAGGACATCATTACCTTAGAGATGAGAGAGCTTATCCAG GCCAAAGTAGGCAGTTTCAGCCAGAATGTCGAATTCCTTAATTTGCTTCCCAAGAGGGGTCCCCATGCTTTTGGGGCTTTCTGTGATGCCTTACGGGAAACCAAGCAAGGGCACCTGGAGGAGCTGTTGCACAGAACCCTCTGCAGCTTTCAGCATTTATTGCCACCG TTGGGCTGTGATGATGACTCAAGTCTCCTTCTCCCAGTGTGTGAATCCTGTCCCCCTCACAAGCAACTCCGCCTCTCTGTAG AGACCATGGAACATTCTCTGGACAATGGAGATGGACCCCCCAGCCTCCAGGTGAAACCTTGCACCCCAGAGTTTTATCGAACACATCACCATTTG GCCTATAGATTGCAATCTCGACCTCGTGGCCTAGCACTGGTGCTGAGCAATGTACACTTCAGTGGGGAGAAAGACTTGGAGTTCCGATCTGGTGGGGATGTGGATCACAGTTCGCTGGTAGCCCTCTTCAAGCTCTTGGACTATGATGTTCATGTCCTGCATGATCAGACTGCACAG GAGATGCATGAGAAGCTCCAGAGGTTTGCACAGCTGTCAGCTCACCAGAGCACAGATTCTTGTATGGTTgcactcctttctcatggcataGAAGGTGGCATCTATGGTGTagatggcaagctactccag CTCCAAGAAGTTTTTCAGCTCTTTGACAATGCCAACTGCCCAAACCTGCAGAATAAGCCCAAGATGTTTTTCATCCAGGCCTGTCGTGGAG ATGAGACAGACCGAGGGGTAGACCTTCGAGATGGAAAAGAACATGTAGCCTCTCCAGGGTGTGAGGAAAGTGATGCTGGCAAAGAAAAGATCCTGAAAATGCGACTGCCCACACGGTCTGATATGATCTGTGGCTATGCATGCCTCAAAG GCACTGCTGCCATGCGGAACACCAAGAGGGGATCCTGGTACATTGAGGCCCTGACACAAGTATTCTCTGAAAGGGCTCGAGATATGCATGTGGCAGACATGTTGGTTAAG GTTAATGCGCTTATCAAAGATCGAGAAGGCTATGCCCCTGGTACAGAGTTTCATCGATGTAAAGAGATGTCTGAGTACTCCAGCACCCTCTGCCGCCACCTCTACTTATTTCCAGGACATCCTCCCACACGATGA
- the CASP2 gene encoding caspase-2 isoform X1: protein MAEARAGARPGLGRRGSTAVDGGRRMLGVWGMEQKHQEALKKNRVVLAKQLLLSELLEHLLEKDIITLEMRELIQAKVGSFSQNVEFLNLLPKRGPHAFGAFCDALRETKQGHLEELLHRTLCSFQHLLPPLGCDDDSSLLLPVCESCPPHKQLRLSVETMEHSLDNGDGPPSLQVKPCTPEFYRTHHHLAYRLQSRPRGLALVLSNVHFSGEKDLEFRSGGDVDHSSLVALFKLLDYDVHVLHDQTAQEMHEKLQRFAQLSAHQSTDSCMVALLSHGIEGGIYGVDGKLLQLQEVFQLFDNANCPNLQNKPKMFFIQACRGDETDRGVDLRDGKEHVASPGCEESDAGKEKILKMRLPTRSDMICGYACLKGTAAMRNTKRGSWYIEALTQVFSERARDMHVADMLVKVNALIKDREGYAPGTEFHRCKEMSEYSSTLCRHLYLFPGHPPTR, encoded by the exons ATGGCGGAGGCGCGCGCAGGAGCCCGCCCAGGCCTCGGCCGAAGGGGGTCGACGGCTGTGGACGGGGGGCGCAG GATGTTGGGAGTCTGGGGAATGGAGCAGAAACATCAGGAAGCTCTGAAGAAGAACCGAGTTGTGCTGGCCAAGCAACTGTTGCTTAGTGAACTCTTAGAGCACCTCTTAGAGAAGGACATCATTACCTTAGAGATGAGAGAGCTTATCCAG GCCAAAGTAGGCAGTTTCAGCCAGAATGTCGAATTCCTTAATTTGCTTCCCAAGAGGGGTCCCCATGCTTTTGGGGCTTTCTGTGATGCCTTACGGGAAACCAAGCAAGGGCACCTGGAGGAGCTGTTGCACAGAACCCTCTGCAGCTTTCAGCATTTATTGCCACCG TTGGGCTGTGATGATGACTCAAGTCTCCTTCTCCCAGTGTGTGAATCCTGTCCCCCTCACAAGCAACTCCGCCTCTCTGTAG AGACCATGGAACATTCTCTGGACAATGGAGATGGACCCCCCAGCCTCCAGGTGAAACCTTGCACCCCAGAGTTTTATCGAACACATCACCATTTG GCCTATAGATTGCAATCTCGACCTCGTGGCCTAGCACTGGTGCTGAGCAATGTACACTTCAGTGGGGAGAAAGACTTGGAGTTCCGATCTGGTGGGGATGTGGATCACAGTTCGCTGGTAGCCCTCTTCAAGCTCTTGGACTATGATGTTCATGTCCTGCATGATCAGACTGCACAG GAGATGCATGAGAAGCTCCAGAGGTTTGCACAGCTGTCAGCTCACCAGAGCACAGATTCTTGTATGGTTgcactcctttctcatggcataGAAGGTGGCATCTATGGTGTagatggcaagctactccag CTCCAAGAAGTTTTTCAGCTCTTTGACAATGCCAACTGCCCAAACCTGCAGAATAAGCCCAAGATGTTTTTCATCCAGGCCTGTCGTGGAG ATGAGACAGACCGAGGGGTAGACCTTCGAGATGGAAAAGAACATGTAGCCTCTCCAGGGTGTGAGGAAAGTGATGCTGGCAAAGAAAAGATCCTGAAAATGCGACTGCCCACACGGTCTGATATGATCTGTGGCTATGCATGCCTCAAAG GCACTGCTGCCATGCGGAACACCAAGAGGGGATCCTGGTACATTGAGGCCCTGACACAAGTATTCTCTGAAAGGGCTCGAGATATGCATGTGGCAGACATGTTGGTTAAG GTTAATGCGCTTATCAAAGATCGAGAAGGCTATGCCCCTGGTACAGAGTTTCATCGATGTAAAGAGATGTCTGAGTACTCCAGCACCCTCTGCCGCCACCTCTACTTATTTCCAGGACATCCTCCCACACGATGA
- the CASP2 gene encoding caspase-2 isoform X3, whose translation MRKLSQTSIRSHPSGQLQVFEARGPAPRRAKVGSFSQNVEFLNLLPKRGPHAFGAFCDALRETKQGHLEELLHRTLCSFQHLLPPLGCDDDSSLLLPVCESCPPHKQLRLSVETMEHSLDNGDGPPSLQVKPCTPEFYRTHHHLAYRLQSRPRGLALVLSNVHFSGEKDLEFRSGGDVDHSSLVALFKLLDYDVHVLHDQTAQEMHEKLQRFAQLSAHQSTDSCMVALLSHGIEGGIYGVDGKLLQLQEVFQLFDNANCPNLQNKPKMFFIQACRGDETDRGVDLRDGKEHVASPGCEESDAGKEKILKMRLPTRSDMICGYACLKGTAAMRNTKRGSWYIEALTQVFSERARDMHVADMLVKVNALIKDREGYAPGTEFHRCKEMSEYSSTLCRHLYLFPGHPPTR comes from the exons atgaggaaactgagtcagacttCCATCCGCTCACATCCTTCGGGACAGTTGCAGGTGTTTGAGGCCCGGGGTCCAGCGCCTCGTAGG GCCAAAGTAGGCAGTTTCAGCCAGAATGTCGAATTCCTTAATTTGCTTCCCAAGAGGGGTCCCCATGCTTTTGGGGCTTTCTGTGATGCCTTACGGGAAACCAAGCAAGGGCACCTGGAGGAGCTGTTGCACAGAACCCTCTGCAGCTTTCAGCATTTATTGCCACCG TTGGGCTGTGATGATGACTCAAGTCTCCTTCTCCCAGTGTGTGAATCCTGTCCCCCTCACAAGCAACTCCGCCTCTCTGTAG AGACCATGGAACATTCTCTGGACAATGGAGATGGACCCCCCAGCCTCCAGGTGAAACCTTGCACCCCAGAGTTTTATCGAACACATCACCATTTG GCCTATAGATTGCAATCTCGACCTCGTGGCCTAGCACTGGTGCTGAGCAATGTACACTTCAGTGGGGAGAAAGACTTGGAGTTCCGATCTGGTGGGGATGTGGATCACAGTTCGCTGGTAGCCCTCTTCAAGCTCTTGGACTATGATGTTCATGTCCTGCATGATCAGACTGCACAG GAGATGCATGAGAAGCTCCAGAGGTTTGCACAGCTGTCAGCTCACCAGAGCACAGATTCTTGTATGGTTgcactcctttctcatggcataGAAGGTGGCATCTATGGTGTagatggcaagctactccag CTCCAAGAAGTTTTTCAGCTCTTTGACAATGCCAACTGCCCAAACCTGCAGAATAAGCCCAAGATGTTTTTCATCCAGGCCTGTCGTGGAG ATGAGACAGACCGAGGGGTAGACCTTCGAGATGGAAAAGAACATGTAGCCTCTCCAGGGTGTGAGGAAAGTGATGCTGGCAAAGAAAAGATCCTGAAAATGCGACTGCCCACACGGTCTGATATGATCTGTGGCTATGCATGCCTCAAAG GCACTGCTGCCATGCGGAACACCAAGAGGGGATCCTGGTACATTGAGGCCCTGACACAAGTATTCTCTGAAAGGGCTCGAGATATGCATGTGGCAGACATGTTGGTTAAG GTTAATGCGCTTATCAAAGATCGAGAAGGCTATGCCCCTGGTACAGAGTTTCATCGATGTAAAGAGATGTCTGAGTACTCCAGCACCCTCTGCCGCCACCTCTACTTATTTCCAGGACATCCTCCCACACGATGA
- the TMEM139 gene encoding transmembrane protein 139, translated as MFPGQVWRKLVKPLILLCCSFILLGLALVGLQPTIKPIAYFFLTLGGLLLLICFLFCFVEWRLQTVQTDTTGALSSARDNAAFEVPSYEEAAVSPQGPNSDLGEPPPYSTVIPSQLQEEASNHLEGLTGATIERRGRSEGTMTQTEGSLGTPINLQLPGHQIRSDTPPLQSLPPLEPLTPPPAYEFRPNYQDINDDDVFYEEGWMPP; from the exons ATGTTTCCAGGTCAAGTGTGGAGAAAACTGGTGAAGCCACTGATTCTCTTGTGCTGTTCCTTCATCCTCCTAGGGTTAGCCCTGGTGGGCCTGCAGCCGACCATCAAACCTATTGCTTATTTCTTCCTCACCTTAGGTGGACTTCTTCTCCTTATCTGCTTCCTCTTTTGCTTCGTGGAATGGAGGCTCCAGACAGTGCAAACAGATACCACAGGGGCCTTGAGCTCAGCACG GGACAATGCAGCCTTTGAAGTACCTAGCTATGAGGAAGCTGCGGTATCACCTCAGGGCCCCAATTCAGATTTGGGTGAGCCCCCACCATACAGCACTGTGATCCCCTCACAGCTTCAGGAAGAGGCATCTAACCATTTAGAAGGACTCACAGGAGCTACTATAGAAAGGCGGGGAAGATCAGAAGGTACAATGACTCAGACAGAAGGTTCTTTGGGCACCCCAATCAATCTCCAGCTTCCGGGGCACCAGATAAGGTCTGACACACCCCCACTGCAAAGTCTGCCACCTTTGGaacctctcaccccacccccagcataTGAGTTCAGACCTAATTACCAAGATATCAATGATGATGATGTATTCTATGAAGAGGGCTGGATGCCTCCCTAA